In Janthinobacterium sp. 67, a genomic segment contains:
- the rplD gene encoding 50S ribosomal protein L4, giving the protein MELKLLNAQGQAASNVAAADTIFGRDYNEALIHQVVIAYQANARSGNRKQKDREEVHHTTKKPWRQKGTGRARAGMSSSPLWRGGGRIFPNSPDENFTHKVNKKMYRAGICSILSQLAREERLIVIDDLTIDAPKTKLLSQKLNGLGFDSVLIITDVLNENLELASRNLPNVLVVEPRHADPMSLVFYKKILVTKAALAKIEEMLA; this is encoded by the coding sequence ATGGAACTCAAGCTTCTGAATGCGCAAGGTCAAGCCGCCTCGAACGTTGCTGCAGCCGATACGATTTTCGGCCGTGACTACAATGAAGCGCTGATCCACCAAGTCGTCATCGCTTATCAAGCGAATGCACGTAGTGGTAACCGCAAGCAAAAAGACCGTGAAGAAGTTCACCACACGACGAAAAAGCCATGGCGCCAAAAAGGTACCGGCCGCGCTCGTGCTGGTATGTCGTCGTCGCCACTGTGGCGCGGCGGTGGTCGGATTTTCCCGAACTCGCCTGACGAAAACTTCACCCACAAAGTGAACAAAAAAATGTATCGCGCAGGTATCTGCTCGATCCTGTCGCAGCTGGCTCGCGAAGAGCGCCTGATCGTCATCGACGATCTGACGATCGACGCGCCAAAAACCAAGCTGCTGTCGCAAAAATTGAACGGCCTGGGCTTTGATTCGGTTCTGATCATCACCGACGTTCTGAACGAAAACCTGGAACTGGCATCGCGCAACCTGCCTAACGTACTCGTCGTTGAGCCACGTCACGCTGACCCGATGTCCCTGGTGTTCTACAAGAAGATCCTGGTCACCAAAGCTGCATTGGCCAAGATTGAGGAGATGCTGGCATGA
- the rplW gene encoding 50S ribosomal protein L23 has protein sequence MSAILKHSEERLMKVLLAPVISEKATMVAEKNEQIVFRVLPDATKPEIKAAVELLFKVEVLSVQTANREGKQKRTGKFNGRRNHTKRAFVCLKPGQEINFSEEAA, from the coding sequence ATGAGCGCGATTTTGAAACATAGCGAAGAACGCTTGATGAAGGTGCTGTTGGCGCCCGTGATTTCCGAAAAGGCCACCATGGTCGCGGAAAAGAACGAGCAAATTGTATTCCGCGTACTGCCGGATGCAACCAAGCCTGAAATCAAGGCAGCGGTCGAACTGCTGTTCAAGGTTGAAGTTCTGTCCGTGCAAACTGCAAACCGCGAAGGTAAGCAAAAGCGCACCGGCAAGTTCAACGGTCGTCGTAACCATACCAAGCGTGCTTTCGTGTGCCTGAAGCCTGGCCAGGAAATCAACTTCTCCGAGGAGGCTGCATAA
- the rplB gene encoding 50S ribosomal protein L2 has translation MALVKMKPTSPGRRGMVKVVNADLYKGRPFAALVEKKSKTAGRNNNGHITTRHIGGGHKQHYRLIDFKRTKDGIPAKVERIEYDPNRTANIALLCYADGERHYIIATKGMAVGDSVMNGSEAPIKSGNCLPIRNIPVGTVMHCVEMLPGKGAQMARTAGAGVVLMAREGTYAQVRLRSGEVRRVHIECRATVGEVGNAEHSLRKIGKAGAMRWRGVRPTVRGVVMNPVDHPHGGGEGKTAAGRHPVSPWGQQTKGKKTRSNKRTTSMIVSRRGKK, from the coding sequence ATGGCACTCGTTAAGATGAAACCAACCTCGCCAGGCCGTCGCGGCATGGTGAAGGTGGTGAATGCCGACCTGTACAAGGGTCGTCCATTCGCTGCTCTGGTTGAAAAGAAATCCAAGACCGCTGGTCGTAACAACAACGGTCACATCACCACCCGTCATATCGGTGGTGGTCACAAGCAACACTACCGCCTGATCGACTTCAAGCGCACCAAAGATGGTATTCCAGCGAAAGTGGAACGTATCGAATACGATCCAAACCGCACCGCGAATATCGCTCTGCTGTGCTACGCCGACGGCGAACGTCACTACATCATCGCAACCAAAGGCATGGCCGTTGGCGACAGCGTGATGAACGGTTCGGAAGCACCGATCAAATCGGGTAACTGCTTGCCAATCCGTAACATCCCAGTCGGTACCGTGATGCATTGCGTTGAAATGCTGCCAGGTAAAGGTGCCCAAATGGCACGTACCGCCGGCGCTGGCGTTGTGCTGATGGCCCGTGAAGGTACCTACGCTCAAGTGCGTCTGCGCTCGGGTGAAGTACGTCGCGTGCACATCGAGTGCCGTGCAACCGTTGGTGAAGTCGGCAATGCCGAGCACAGCCTGCGTAAAATCGGTAAAGCTGGTGCGATGCGCTGGCGCGGTGTTCGTCCTACCGTTCGCGGTGTGGTCATGAACCCGGTCGATCACCCGCACGGTGGTGGTGAAGGTAAAACAGCAGCTGGTCGTCATCCAGTTTCGCCTTGGGGCCAACAGACTAAGGGTAAGAAGACACGCAGCAACAAGCGTACTACTTCCATGATCGTCTCGCGCCGCGGCAAGAAATAA
- the rpsS gene encoding 30S ribosomal protein S19 has translation MTRSLKKGPFCDAHLVKKVEAAQAAKDKKPIKTWSRRSTIMPDFIGLTIAVHNGKLHVPVYVSENMVGHKLGEFALTRTFKGHAADKKAKK, from the coding sequence ATGACACGTTCATTGAAAAAAGGGCCGTTCTGTGACGCCCACCTGGTGAAAAAAGTTGAAGCTGCGCAAGCTGCCAAAGACAAAAAGCCAATCAAAACCTGGTCGCGTCGTTCGACAATCATGCCTGACTTTATCGGCCTGACGATCGCGGTTCATAACGGCAAGCTGCACGTGCCGGTTTATGTTTCCGAAAACATGGTTGGTCACAAGCTCGGCGAATTCGCACTGACCCGTACGTTCAAGGGCCATGCAGCTGACAAAAAGGCTAAGAAATAA
- the rplV gene encoding 50S ribosomal protein L22, with the protein MMETKAILKGVRLSDQKGRLVADLIRGKKVDAALNILQFSPKKGAAIIKRVLESAIANAEHNDGADIDELFVKTIYVEKGPVLKRFTARAKGRGDRISKQSCHVYVTVGN; encoded by the coding sequence ATAATGGAAACTAAAGCTATCCTCAAAGGTGTGCGCCTGTCGGACCAAAAGGGCCGCCTGGTTGCTGACCTGATCCGTGGCAAGAAAGTTGACGCTGCACTCAACATCTTGCAATTCAGCCCGAAAAAAGGTGCTGCGATCATCAAACGCGTTCTGGAATCCGCTATTGCGAATGCCGAGCACAATGATGGCGCGGACATCGACGAATTGTTCGTGAAAACGATCTACGTCGAAAAGGGCCCCGTCCTGAAGCGCTTCACCGCGCGTGCAAAAGGCCGTGGCGACCGTATTTCGAAACAATCCTGTCACGTTTACGTGACTGTCGGTAACTAA
- the rpsC gene encoding 30S ribosomal protein S3, which translates to MGQKIHPTGFRLAVTRNWASRWYAGNGNFAAMLNEDLKARAYLKKKLKNASVGRIVIERPAKNARFTIYSSRPGVVIGKKGEDIEVLKSALTKIMGVPVHVNIEEIRKPEIDSQLIADSISQQLEKRIMFRRAMKRAMQNAMRLGALGIKIMSSGRLNGIEIARKEWYREGRVPLHTLRADIDYGTSEASTTYGIIGVKVWVYKGDRAPNGDAPVIDTPADEKKSRGPRRDDGKPAGRPRPAGAGAKPSTAPGARVRTAAKPAAAAAPAEKAGE; encoded by the coding sequence ATGGGTCAGAAAATTCATCCAACCGGTTTCCGTCTGGCGGTCACCCGTAACTGGGCTTCGCGCTGGTATGCAGGCAACGGTAATTTCGCTGCCATGCTGAACGAAGACTTGAAAGCACGTGCTTACCTGAAAAAGAAACTGAAGAACGCTTCCGTTGGCCGCATCGTTATCGAGCGCCCAGCCAAGAACGCGCGCTTCACGATCTACAGCTCGCGCCCAGGCGTGGTCATTGGTAAAAAAGGCGAAGACATCGAAGTACTGAAGTCCGCTTTGACCAAGATCATGGGCGTGCCTGTTCACGTGAACATCGAAGAAATTCGCAAGCCGGAAATCGACTCGCAACTGATCGCCGATTCGATCTCGCAGCAGCTGGAAAAACGGATCATGTTCCGCCGCGCCATGAAGCGTGCAATGCAAAATGCAATGCGCCTGGGTGCTCTCGGTATCAAGATCATGTCGTCCGGCCGTCTGAACGGTATCGAAATCGCACGTAAAGAATGGTACCGCGAAGGCCGCGTGCCTCTGCATACCCTGCGCGCAGATATCGACTACGGTACCAGCGAAGCGTCGACCACCTACGGCATCATCGGTGTCAAGGTGTGGGTATACAAAGGTGACCGCGCGCCTAACGGCGATGCACCAGTCATCGATACCCCAGCTGACGAGAAGAAAAGCCGCGGCCCACGCCGTGACGATGGCAAGCCAGCTGGCCGTCCACGTCCAGCCGGTGCCGGTGCGAAACCATCCACAGCACCAGGTGCACGTGTGCGTACCGCCGCTAAACCGGCCGCCGCAGCAGCACCAGCTGAGAAAGCAGGAGAATAA
- the rplP gene encoding 50S ribosomal protein L16, giving the protein MLQPARRKYRKEQKGRNTGISHSRGTAVSFGEFGLKAVARGRITARQIEAARRAMTRHIKRGGRIWIRIFPDKPISNKPAEVRMGNGKGNPEYYVAEIQPGKVLYEMDGVDEALAREAFRLAAAKLPLATTFVVRQVGQ; this is encoded by the coding sequence ATGCTGCAACCAGCACGCAGAAAGTATCGTAAAGAGCAGAAAGGCCGTAATACCGGTATTTCGCACAGCCGCGGCACCGCCGTGTCGTTTGGCGAATTCGGTCTGAAGGCAGTTGCGCGCGGTCGTATCACTGCGCGTCAAATTGAAGCGGCGCGTCGTGCAATGACGCGTCACATCAAGCGCGGTGGCCGTATCTGGATCCGTATTTTCCCGGACAAACCGATTTCGAACAAACCGGCTGAAGTCCGTATGGGTAACGGTAAAGGTAATCCTGAGTACTACGTCGCTGAAATTCAGCCAGGCAAAGTACTGTACGAAATGGATGGCGTTGATGAAGCGCTGGCACGGGAAGCATTCCGTCTTGCCGCCGCTAAACTGCCACTGGCTACGACGTTTGTCGTGCGCCAAGTCGGCCAATAA
- the rpmC gene encoding 50S ribosomal protein L29 — protein MKASELRGKDQPALQKELNDLLKAQFGLRMQIATQQLSNTSQLKKVRRDIARVKTVMNLKEAK, from the coding sequence ATGAAAGCATCTGAACTCCGCGGCAAGGACCAGCCAGCTCTGCAAAAAGAGCTGAATGACCTGTTGAAGGCACAGTTCGGCCTGCGTATGCAAATCGCTACGCAGCAGCTGAGCAACACTTCGCAGCTCAAGAAGGTACGCCGCGATATCGCGCGTGTGAAGACGGTAATGAATCTGAAGGAAGCCAAATGA
- the rpsQ gene encoding 30S ribosomal protein S17 encodes MNEPVKQSLKRTLIGKVVSDKMDKTVTVLIERHVKHPLYGKIIMRSNKYHAHDETNQVKAGDTVEIQEGRPISKTKAWTVTRVVQAAPTV; translated from the coding sequence ATGAACGAACCAGTGAAACAGTCGCTCAAGCGCACGCTGATCGGTAAAGTGGTTTCGGACAAGATGGACAAGACCGTTACCGTTCTGATCGAGCGCCACGTAAAACATCCTTTGTATGGCAAGATCATCATGCGTTCGAACAAGTATCACGCGCATGACGAGACCAACCAAGTCAAGGCCGGTGACACGGTCGAGATCCAGGAAGGTCGCCCGATCTCCAAAACGAAGGCATGGACGGTGACACGTGTGGTTCAAGCCGCACCAACCGTTTAA
- the rplN gene encoding 50S ribosomal protein L14 — protein sequence MIQTESRLEVADNTGAKEVMCIKVLGGSKRRYAGIGDVIKVTVKVAAPRGRVKKGEIYNAVVVRTAKGVRRQDGSLVKFDGNAAVLLNAKLEPIGTRIFGPVTRELRTEKFMKIVSLAPEVL from the coding sequence ATGATTCAAACTGAAAGCCGGCTCGAAGTGGCTGACAATACCGGTGCCAAAGAAGTAATGTGCATCAAGGTATTGGGCGGCTCCAAGCGCCGTTATGCTGGCATTGGCGATGTGATCAAGGTAACCGTTAAGGTTGCTGCGCCACGTGGCCGTGTCAAAAAAGGTGAAATTTATAACGCCGTGGTTGTGCGCACCGCTAAAGGTGTTCGCCGCCAAGACGGTTCCCTGGTGAAGTTCGACGGCAACGCCGCCGTTCTGTTGAACGCCAAGCTGGAACCGATCGGTACCCGTATTTTTGGACCTGTCACGCGCGAACTGCGCACTGAGAAGTTCATGAAAATCGTGTCCCTGGCACCGGAAGTCCTGTAA
- the rplX gene encoding 50S ribosomal protein L24 gives MDKIRKNDEVIVLTGKDKGKRGVVQQRIDAEHIVVDGINIAKKATKPNPMTGVTGGIVDKTMPIHVSNVALFNAATGKADRVGFKEVDGKKVRIFKSSGEVVKA, from the coding sequence ATGGATAAGATTCGTAAAAACGACGAAGTCATCGTTCTGACCGGGAAAGACAAGGGCAAACGTGGTGTGGTACAGCAGCGTATCGATGCTGAACATATCGTGGTTGACGGCATTAACATCGCTAAAAAAGCGACTAAGCCAAACCCGATGACTGGCGTAACTGGTGGTATCGTCGATAAGACCATGCCAATTCACGTGTCCAACGTTGCATTGTTCAATGCAGCGACTGGCAAGGCAGATCGCGTGGGTTTCAAAGAAGTGGACGGCAAGAAAGTTCGCATCTTTAAATCCTCCGGCGAAGTAGTGAAGGCTTAA
- the rplE gene encoding 50S ribosomal protein L5, translating to MARLQEFYKEKVVADLTSKFGYKSVMEVPRLTKITLNMGVGEAIADKKVLEHAVADLTKIAGQKPVTTKSRKAIAGFKIREGYPIGTMVTLRGARMYEFLDRFITVALPRVRDFRGVNGRAFDGRGNYNIGVKEQIIFPEIEYDKIDALRGMNISITTTAKTDDEAKALLAAFKFPFRN from the coding sequence ATGGCACGTCTCCAAGAATTCTATAAAGAAAAAGTCGTTGCCGACCTGACCAGCAAGTTTGGTTACAAGTCGGTAATGGAAGTTCCACGCCTGACCAAGATCACCCTGAACATGGGTGTTGGTGAGGCTATCGCGGATAAAAAAGTTCTCGAGCACGCAGTTGCTGACTTGACCAAGATCGCCGGCCAGAAGCCAGTGACCACCAAGTCCCGCAAAGCGATCGCAGGCTTCAAAATCCGTGAAGGTTACCCGATCGGTACGATGGTCACCCTGCGCGGCGCTCGCATGTACGAGTTCCTGGATCGCTTCATTACCGTGGCTCTGCCGCGCGTACGCGATTTCCGTGGTGTGAACGGCCGTGCATTTGATGGTCGTGGCAACTACAACATCGGTGTCAAGGAACAGATCATTTTCCCTGAAATCGAATACGACAAGATTGACGCGTTGCGCGGTATGAATATCAGCATCACGACAACCGCTAAGACCGATGACGAAGCCAAAGCTTTGCTCGCCGCCTTTAAATTCCCTTTCAGGAACTGA
- the rpsN gene encoding 30S ribosomal protein S14: MAKLSLINREIKRADLVAKFAPKREALKAIVDDQSKSEEERYEARLKLQALPRNSNPTRQRNRCAITGRPRGTFRKFGLGRIKLREFAMRGEIPGMTKASW, encoded by the coding sequence ATGGCCAAACTGTCACTGATTAATCGTGAGATCAAGCGTGCTGACCTGGTGGCGAAATTCGCCCCTAAGCGCGAAGCTCTCAAGGCCATCGTCGATGACCAATCGAAATCGGAAGAAGAGCGCTACGAAGCTCGCCTGAAACTGCAGGCGCTGCCACGTAACTCGAACCCGACGCGTCAACGTAACCGTTGCGCCATCACTGGTCGTCCGCGCGGCACATTCCGTAAATTCGGTCTGGGTCGTATCAAGCTCCGTGAATTCGCCATGCGTGGTGAAATTCCGGGTATGACAAAAGCAAGCTGGTAA
- the rpsH gene encoding 30S ribosomal protein S8 — protein sequence MSMSDPIADMLTRIRNAQGVQKTTVAMPSSKVKIAIASVLKDEGYIEDFAVAEAGGKAELKIGLKYYVGRPVIERLERVSRPGLRVYKGKDEIPVVMNGLGVAIVSTPQGVMTDRKARATGVGGEVICYVA from the coding sequence ATGAGTATGAGCGATCCTATCGCCGATATGCTGACCCGCATTCGCAATGCACAAGGCGTGCAAAAGACGACCGTGGCCATGCCATCGTCGAAAGTCAAAATTGCGATTGCCAGCGTCCTGAAGGACGAGGGTTACATTGAAGATTTCGCTGTTGCCGAAGCTGGTGGCAAGGCGGAACTGAAAATCGGTTTGAAGTATTATGTTGGCCGTCCCGTCATTGAGCGCTTGGAGCGCGTGTCCCGTCCGGGTCTGCGCGTCTACAAGGGTAAAGACGAGATCCCTGTTGTGATGAATGGCTTGGGTGTGGCGATCGTGTCGACTCCGCAAGGCGTCATGACTGACCGCAAAGCACGCGCTACCGGTGTCGGCGGCGAAGTTATTTGCTACGTGGCTTAA
- the rplF gene encoding 50S ribosomal protein L6 has protein sequence MSRVAKMPIVVPAGAEVAISAQAITVKGPLGVLSQALTGQVKVENNAGTLSFDVANDSREANAMSGTLRALVNNMVVGVTKGFEKKLNLVGVGYKAQAQGDKLNLSLGFSHPVVHDMPAGVTCATPTPTEILIKGIDRQQVGQVAAEVRAYRSPEPYKGKGVRYADEVVKLKETKKK, from the coding sequence ATGTCTCGAGTAGCTAAAATGCCTATCGTAGTGCCAGCTGGCGCCGAAGTCGCCATCTCCGCACAAGCGATCACCGTAAAAGGCCCGCTGGGCGTACTTTCCCAGGCCCTCACCGGCCAGGTCAAAGTGGAAAACAATGCAGGAACCCTGAGTTTCGACGTGGCGAACGACAGCCGCGAAGCCAATGCCATGTCCGGCACGCTGCGCGCACTGGTCAACAACATGGTTGTTGGCGTCACCAAGGGTTTCGAGAAAAAGCTGAACCTGGTAGGCGTGGGTTACAAGGCGCAAGCTCAAGGCGACAAGTTGAATCTGTCCCTGGGTTTCTCGCACCCTGTAGTGCATGACATGCCAGCTGGCGTTACCTGCGCAACACCAACCCCGACCGAGATCCTGATCAAAGGTATCGACCGTCAACAGGTTGGCCAGGTAGCCGCTGAAGTTCGTGCTTACCGCTCCCCTGAGCCGTATAAAGGCAAGGGCGTTCGCTATGCGGACGAAGTGGTTAAGCTTAAAGAAACCAAGAAGAAGTAA
- the rplR gene encoding 50S ribosomal protein L18 — protein MDKKESRLRRGRQTRIKIAELKVNRLSVHRTNLHIYANLISPDAKVLVSASTAEAEVRAELAGQSGKGGNAAAAALIGKRVAEKALKAGITEVAFDRSGFRYHGRVKALAEAAREAGLKF, from the coding sequence ATGGATAAGAAAGAATCACGGCTTCGCCGCGGACGCCAAACCCGCATCAAGATTGCGGAATTGAAAGTAAATCGCTTGTCGGTGCACCGCACCAACCTGCACATTTACGCCAACCTGATCAGCCCGGACGCTAAAGTCCTGGTTTCGGCCTCGACGGCTGAAGCGGAAGTTCGCGCTGAACTGGCAGGCCAATCCGGCAAAGGCGGCAATGCCGCTGCTGCAGCCTTGATCGGCAAGCGCGTCGCTGAAAAAGCGTTGAAAGCAGGGATTACCGAAGTTGCGTTTGACCGCTCCGGTTTCCGTTACCACGGCCGTGTGAAAGCGTTGGCAGAAGCCGCACGCGAAGCCGGTCTGAAGTTCTAA
- the rpsE gene encoding 30S ribosomal protein S5 has translation MAKMQAKMQSDKPDDGMREKMIAINRVTKVVKGGRIMGFAALTVVGDGDGRVGMGKGKSKEVPVGVQKAMEEARRNLIKVPLKNGTLHHTVVGRHGASKVLMNPAKPGTGVIAGGAMRAIFEVMGVTDVVAKSTGSNNPYNLVRATLDGLSKMSTASDIAAKRGKSVEDILA, from the coding sequence ATGGCAAAAATGCAAGCAAAAATGCAAAGCGACAAGCCGGATGATGGCATGCGCGAAAAAATGATCGCGATCAACCGCGTGACCAAAGTGGTCAAGGGTGGTCGTATCATGGGTTTCGCCGCGCTGACCGTAGTTGGTGATGGCGATGGCCGCGTCGGCATGGGCAAGGGCAAATCGAAAGAAGTGCCAGTTGGCGTGCAGAAGGCAATGGAAGAAGCCCGTCGCAACCTGATCAAAGTACCGCTCAAAAACGGTACCTTGCATCACACGGTTGTTGGTCGTCACGGCGCCTCCAAGGTCCTGATGAACCCAGCTAAGCCTGGTACTGGCGTTATCGCTGGTGGCGCAATGCGCGCTATCTTCGAAGTGATGGGCGTGACGGACGTGGTGGCGAAATCCACCGGTTCGAACAACCCGTACAACCTGGTACGCGCTACGCTGGACGGCCTGTCGAAAATGAGCACTGCTTCCGATATCGCTGCCAAGCGCGGCAAGTCGGTCGAAGACATTCTGGCTTAA
- the rpmD gene encoding 50S ribosomal protein L30, whose translation MTNTVKVQLVKGLIGTRESHRATVRGLGLRRVNSVSELQDTPSVRGMINKVSYLVKVVG comes from the coding sequence ATGACAAACACAGTCAAAGTGCAATTGGTCAAGGGCTTGATCGGTACGCGCGAATCGCATCGCGCTACCGTGCGCGGTCTGGGTCTGCGTCGTGTAAATTCGGTTTCCGAATTGCAAGACACCCCATCCGTACGCGGCATGATCAATAAAGTATCGTATCTCGTTAAAGTTGTCGGGTAA
- the rplO gene encoding 50S ribosomal protein L15 has translation MELNTIAPAEGAKHYKRRVGRGIGSGLGKTSGRGHKGQKSRSGGFHKVGFEGGQMPLQRRLPKRGFKSMHATFKAEVRLSDLNNLAVGDVDILVLKQAGVLGVLARDVRVILSGEITKAVNLKGLKVSAGAKAAIEAAGGSVA, from the coding sequence ATGGAATTGAATACTATTGCACCAGCCGAAGGCGCTAAGCACTACAAGCGTCGCGTCGGCCGCGGTATCGGCTCCGGCCTGGGTAAAACCTCGGGTCGTGGTCACAAAGGTCAGAAATCGCGTTCGGGCGGCTTTCATAAAGTCGGTTTCGAAGGCGGTCAGATGCCTCTGCAACGCCGTCTGCCTAAGCGCGGTTTCAAATCGATGCACGCCACCTTCAAAGCTGAAGTGCGCCTGTCCGATCTGAACAACCTGGCTGTTGGCGATGTCGACATTCTGGTCTTGAAGCAAGCTGGCGTTCTGGGCGTGTTGGCCCGTGACGTGCGCGTGATCTTGTCCGGCGAAATCACCAAAGCGGTGAATTTGAAGGGCTTGAAAGTGTCCGCTGGCGCGAAAGCCGCCATCGAAGCAGCCGGCGGCTCGGTAGCCTGA
- the secY gene encoding preprotein translocase subunit SecY produces the protein MATNPQLAKSAAAGFPWGRLWFLLGALVVYRIGAHVPVPGIDPTQLASLFKEHEGGVLGMFNMFSGGALSRFTVFALGIMPYISASIIMQLLSIVSPQMEALKKEGEAGRRKITQYTRYFTVALALFQALGIAVALESQAGLVLEPGLAFRFVTVVTLLTGTMFLMWLGEQITERGLGNGISIIIFAGIAAGLPSALGGLFTQVSNGSIGSFSAIFIVILVALVTYFVVFVERGQRKILVNYAKRQVGNKIYGGQTSHLPLKLNMAGVIPPIFASSIILFPATIVDWFSKGADNANPAVRFLKDLAASMGPGEPIHALLYAVAIVFFCFFYTALVFNSKETADNLKKSGAFIPGIRPGEQTARYIDKILTRLTLAGAVYITLVCLLPEFMQAQWKVPFYFGGTSLLIIVVVTMDFMAQVQNYVMSQQYDSLLRKANFKGGIPTR, from the coding sequence TTGGCGACTAATCCACAACTTGCTAAAAGTGCAGCGGCCGGTTTCCCTTGGGGACGGCTCTGGTTTTTGCTTGGCGCATTGGTGGTTTATCGTATCGGTGCTCACGTCCCGGTTCCCGGGATTGACCCGACACAATTAGCCTCGCTGTTCAAGGAGCACGAAGGCGGCGTCCTGGGCATGTTCAACATGTTCTCGGGCGGTGCCTTGTCTCGTTTTACAGTGTTTGCGCTGGGTATCATGCCTTATATCTCGGCCTCGATCATCATGCAATTGCTGTCGATCGTGTCACCGCAGATGGAAGCGTTGAAAAAAGAAGGCGAAGCAGGTCGTCGCAAGATCACCCAGTACACCCGGTATTTCACGGTTGCCCTGGCACTGTTCCAAGCGTTAGGCATTGCAGTCGCACTGGAGTCGCAAGCTGGTCTGGTGTTGGAGCCTGGTCTTGCATTCCGCTTCGTGACGGTCGTCACTTTGTTGACCGGAACAATGTTTTTGATGTGGTTGGGTGAGCAAATTACCGAGCGTGGCTTGGGGAATGGCATCTCGATCATCATTTTTGCCGGGATTGCAGCAGGTCTGCCGTCGGCGTTGGGTGGCTTGTTCACTCAGGTGTCGAATGGTTCGATCGGCAGCTTCAGCGCGATTTTCATCGTGATCCTGGTAGCACTGGTAACGTACTTCGTTGTATTCGTCGAACGTGGTCAGCGCAAAATATTGGTCAACTACGCGAAGCGCCAGGTAGGCAACAAGATTTATGGCGGTCAAACCAGCCATTTGCCGTTGAAGCTGAACATGGCCGGCGTGATCCCGCCGATCTTTGCTTCTTCGATCATCTTGTTCCCGGCCACTATCGTGGACTGGTTTTCAAAGGGCGCCGACAACGCTAACCCTGCGGTGCGGTTCTTGAAAGATTTGGCAGCATCGATGGGGCCTGGTGAGCCTATCCATGCGCTGTTGTACGCAGTGGCGATCGTGTTTTTCTGTTTCTTCTATACAGCGCTGGTCTTTAACAGCAAGGAAACAGCGGATAACTTGAAGAAAAGCGGTGCGTTCATTCCCGGGATTCGTCCAGGCGAGCAGACAGCCCGTTACATCGACAAGATCCTGACACGCTTGACACTTGCCGGCGCAGTCTACATCACCCTGGTGTGTTTATTGCCGGAATTTATGCAAGCCCAGTGGAAAGTACCATTCTATTTCGGCGGTACTTCTTTATTGATTATTGTAGTTGTCACCATGGATTTCATGGCGCAAGTACAGAACTACGTGATGTCGCAGCAATATGATTCGCTGCTGCGCAAAGCAAATTTCAAGGGCGGAATTCCGACGCGTTAA
- the infA gene encoding translation initiation factor IF-1, which translates to MAKDDVIQMQGEILENLPNATFRVKLENGHVVLGHISGKMRMNYIRILPGDKVTVELTPYDLSRARIVFRTK; encoded by the coding sequence ATGGCAAAAGACGACGTCATACAGATGCAGGGCGAGATTCTTGAGAATCTCCCAAATGCAACATTTCGAGTGAAGCTGGAGAACGGACACGTGGTGCTCGGGCATATTTCAGGTAAAATGCGGATGAATTATATTCGCATTCTCCCTGGAGACAAGGTGACGGTGGAGTTGACGCCGTACGACCTGAGCCGAGCCCGCATTGTGTTCCGTACCAAGTAA
- the rpmJ gene encoding 50S ribosomal protein L36, giving the protein MKVLASVKRICRNCKIIKRKGVVRVICVEPRHKQRQG; this is encoded by the coding sequence ATGAAAGTTCTCGCATCAGTCAAGCGGATCTGCCGCAACTGCAAGATCATCAAGCGCAAAGGCGTAGTCCGCGTTATCTGCGTGGAACCACGTCACAAGCAGCGTCAAGGTTAA